In Sphingobacterium sp. PCS056, the following proteins share a genomic window:
- a CDS encoding NAD(P)/FAD-dependent oxidoreductase, which yields MLSNRSDRKFPRVVIIGAGFGGIEVAKKLKNKEVEVLLLDRNNFHTFQPLMYQVATGTLSADSISFPIRKMFKSQENFSFRIAEVNHIDAINKTVQTNIGDFEYDFLVVATGATTNFFGNQQIAKYALPMKSIQEALNIRSYVLQNLEKAVQIANPEERKPFLNFVIVGGGPTGVELSGAIAEIRNNILEKDYPELRKEEMNVYLVEGQSKVLANLSEKSSEDSEKYLKALGVKILLNVSVTGFDGTAISFGDGSAIETKTVIWGAGVAGQFPEGFKKENIQRGNRIQTDDQCRVLDMENVYAIGDVSAFITDDLPRGLPGVAPVAQQQGKYVAQHISNVMGQRSNEKFSYFDKGSMATIGRAKAVVDMGKIHFNGFFGWIVWMFVHLMSIFGFRNKVITFINWTVKFFTKNSGVRLIFYKYNQPAPEVKNDNQVIENN from the coding sequence ATGCTAAGCAATCGTTCAGATAGAAAATTCCCAAGAGTGGTCATTATTGGTGCTGGTTTTGGTGGAATTGAAGTTGCTAAAAAGTTAAAAAATAAGGAAGTAGAAGTACTATTATTAGATCGAAATAATTTTCATACTTTCCAACCCTTAATGTATCAAGTAGCTACAGGTACATTGTCTGCAGATTCGATCTCATTCCCTATCCGTAAGATGTTCAAATCTCAGGAGAATTTTAGTTTCCGAATTGCAGAAGTCAATCATATCGATGCGATCAATAAAACGGTTCAAACCAATATTGGTGATTTTGAATATGATTTTTTAGTCGTTGCCACAGGAGCTACGACCAATTTCTTTGGTAATCAGCAAATCGCAAAATATGCCTTACCGATGAAAAGCATTCAGGAAGCATTGAATATCCGTAGCTATGTGTTACAAAATCTGGAAAAAGCAGTTCAAATTGCAAATCCAGAGGAGCGTAAACCATTTTTAAACTTTGTCATTGTCGGTGGAGGTCCCACAGGTGTTGAGCTTTCCGGTGCAATTGCTGAGATCAGAAATAACATCTTAGAAAAAGATTATCCCGAATTACGCAAAGAAGAAATGAACGTTTACTTGGTCGAAGGCCAAAGTAAAGTGTTAGCTAATTTGTCTGAAAAATCTTCCGAAGATTCGGAAAAATACCTAAAAGCATTAGGTGTTAAAATATTATTAAATGTTTCTGTAACAGGATTTGATGGCACTGCAATCTCTTTTGGTGATGGTAGCGCGATCGAAACAAAGACAGTGATCTGGGGTGCTGGAGTTGCAGGTCAATTTCCAGAAGGCTTCAAAAAAGAAAATATCCAACGTGGTAACCGTATCCAGACAGATGATCAATGCCGTGTCTTAGATATGGAAAATGTCTATGCAATTGGCGACGTATCCGCATTTATTACCGATGATCTACCTCGTGGATTGCCAGGTGTAGCCCCTGTAGCACAGCAACAAGGTAAATACGTTGCACAACACATTAGCAATGTGATGGGCCAACGTTCAAATGAGAAATTCTCCTACTTCGACAAAGGTTCCATGGCGACTATTGGCCGTGCCAAAGCGGTGGTGGATATGGGTAAAATCCATTTTAACGGATTCTTCGGCTGGATCGTTTGGATGTTTGTTCACTTAATGTCTATTTTTGGTTTTAGAAACAAAGTCATTACCTTTATCAACTGGACAGTGAAATTTTTCACTAAAAACTCAGGTGTTCGATTAATCTTTTACAAGTACAATCAACCTGCTCCAGAAGTAAAAAACGATAATCAAGTCATAGAAAACAACTAA
- a CDS encoding rod shape-determining protein has product MGLFNWFTQEVAIDLGTANTLIIYNDKVVVDEPSIVAFDRTTNKVIAIGRQAMQMEGKTHDNIKTVRPLRDGVIADFTAAEHLIRGMVKLVNNGKSWFFPSLRMVVCIPSGITEVEKRAVRDSAEIAGAKEVYLIHEPMAAAVGIGIDVEEPMGNMIIDIGGGTTEIAVIALSGIVCDQSIRVAGDNFDSDIVQYIRRQHNIMIGERTAEKIKIEVGAALPELQDPPEDFAVQGRDLMTGIPKQITVSYTEIAHCLDKSISKIEEAILKALEITPPELSADIYQTGIYLTGGGALLRGLDRRIQAKTKLPVHIAEDPLRAVVRGTGIALKNIGRFKFLMQS; this is encoded by the coding sequence ATGGGTTTATTTAACTGGTTTACACAAGAAGTTGCCATCGATTTAGGTACCGCAAATACCTTAATCATCTATAATGACAAAGTAGTAGTTGATGAACCTTCAATTGTGGCTTTTGATCGTACGACAAACAAAGTAATTGCAATCGGACGTCAGGCAATGCAAATGGAGGGAAAGACACACGATAATATAAAAACAGTACGTCCGCTTCGTGATGGTGTTATTGCAGATTTTACAGCCGCAGAGCACTTGATTCGCGGAATGGTAAAATTGGTCAATAATGGAAAAAGCTGGTTCTTTCCTTCGCTAAGAATGGTGGTCTGTATCCCCTCAGGAATTACTGAAGTAGAGAAACGTGCCGTACGGGATTCTGCAGAAATTGCAGGAGCAAAAGAAGTATATCTGATCCACGAACCGATGGCAGCCGCAGTAGGTATTGGGATTGATGTGGAAGAGCCCATGGGTAACATGATTATTGATATCGGTGGTGGAACCACAGAGATTGCCGTGATTGCCCTTTCCGGTATTGTTTGTGACCAGTCGATCCGCGTTGCGGGAGATAACTTCGATTCTGATATCGTACAATATATCCGTAGACAGCACAATATCATGATCGGTGAGCGTACAGCTGAGAAGATTAAAATCGAAGTTGGAGCCGCACTTCCAGAATTGCAAGATCCACCTGAAGATTTCGCCGTTCAAGGTCGCGATCTGATGACTGGTATCCCCAAACAAATTACAGTTTCCTATACAGAAATTGCCCATTGTTTAGATAAATCCATTTCGAAAATTGAAGAAGCAATTTTAAAAGCTTTAGAAATCACTCCTCCGGAATTGTCCGCAGATATTTACCAGACAGGTATTTACCTGACAGGTGGTGGAGCACTTTTAAGAGGATTAGATCGTAGAATTCAAGCCAAAACAAAATTACCAGTTCATATTGCAGAAGATCCTCTTCGTGCAGTAGTCCGCGGTACAGGCATCGCATTAAAGAATATCGGAAGATTTAAATTCTTAATGCAATCATAA
- a CDS encoding NAD(P)/FAD-dependent oxidoreductase, producing MITTDICIIGAGPVGLFAVFEAGLLKMRCHLIDVLPQVGGQLSEIYPHKPIYDIPGYPTIRAQELIDNQMKQIEPFHPTFTLGERVEGLEKQDDGSYIVISSEGTRIHCQVVVIAGGLGCFEPRKPELPHLAQYERKGVDYMVKNPETYRDKKIIIAGGGDSALDWAIYLADIAKELTLIHRSDSFRGAPDSADKVFELAQKGAINLLLSHNLADVHGSDRLSHVIAINKQKEEVRMEADYFIPLFGLTPKLGPIADWGLQIEKNAIEVNTYDYSTNIERIYAIGDINTYPGKLKLILCGYHEAALMAQSAFKYVYPEQKLSFKYTTVNGINTF from the coding sequence ATGATTACAACGGACATTTGTATTATAGGAGCTGGACCAGTAGGTCTATTTGCTGTATTTGAAGCAGGTTTATTAAAGATGAGATGTCATCTTATTGATGTTTTACCTCAAGTCGGTGGTCAGCTCTCCGAAATCTATCCACATAAGCCGATATACGATATACCGGGGTATCCCACGATACGAGCACAGGAACTGATTGACAATCAAATGAAACAAATCGAGCCATTCCATCCCACATTTACACTTGGAGAACGTGTGGAAGGTCTCGAAAAACAAGATGATGGTTCATATATCGTTATTAGCTCCGAAGGAACACGCATACATTGTCAAGTTGTCGTTATAGCAGGTGGTTTAGGATGTTTTGAGCCTCGTAAGCCCGAGTTGCCCCATTTAGCCCAATACGAAAGAAAAGGTGTTGATTATATGGTCAAAAATCCAGAGACTTATCGCGATAAAAAGATTATCATAGCCGGTGGTGGAGACTCTGCCTTAGACTGGGCGATCTATTTAGCTGATATCGCAAAAGAATTGACATTAATACATCGCAGTGATTCTTTCCGAGGAGCACCAGACTCTGCCGACAAGGTTTTCGAGCTTGCTCAAAAAGGAGCGATCAATCTGTTATTGTCTCACAATCTGGCAGATGTGCATGGCTCAGATCGTCTATCGCATGTCATCGCGATCAATAAACAGAAAGAAGAAGTCCGCATGGAGGCCGATTATTTTATACCGTTATTTGGTTTAACACCAAAACTGGGACCGATTGCAGACTGGGGTCTACAGATTGAAAAAAATGCGATTGAGGTCAATACATATGATTACTCAACCAATATCGAACGCATCTATGCCATTGGAGATATCAATACCTATCCAGGTAAATTAAAATTGATTTTATGCGGATACCATGAAGCGGCATTAATGGCACAAAGTGCTTTTAAATATGTGTATCCCGAACAAAAACTAAGTTTCAAATATACCACTGTAAACGGCATCAATACTTTTTAG
- a CDS encoding M1 family metallopeptidase has protein sequence MKNLFYLIALFFFYPCLVNGQLLSNKTEFSRKDSLRGQLTPLRTCYDVTYYHLDVDVDIPTRSISGSNLIKFKTIQDFNRIQIDLFDNMAIEKIIYRGKKLRYSREFNAVFIDFPMPIKANTLDSIQVYFSGTPHQANRAPWDGGFDWKKDSNNKPWVASANQGIGASLWWPNKDHQSDEPDSVLISVTVPKGLMNISNGRLRNMESIGQKKSKFNWFVSSPINNYNIAINIGDYVHFQDSYQGEKGKLDIDYYVLRENIDRAKPHFEANVKPMLKAFEYWFGPYPFYEDSFKLIETSHLGMEHQSGIAYGNRFLNGYLGRDGSGTGWGLKWDFIIIHEAGHEWFGNNITAADIADMWIHESFTNYSESLYIDYYFGKKAGQQYIYGNRRAIQNDKPIQGQYHVNNEGSGDMYNKGGVLHNMIRTIIADDDKWRAILRGLNAKFYHQQVNYDDIVHYINQESGINFSSIFEQYVKTTSIPVLYISETKDGKVQAKWKNTVANFQMPIYIGTSNNTLKAINITNDDQTLDIPNLTKKNVKIDTFNYYIDVQKN, from the coding sequence TTGAAAAATCTATTCTATTTAATTGCACTATTTTTTTTCTATCCTTGTCTAGTCAACGGGCAATTATTATCAAACAAAACTGAATTTTCTCGTAAAGATTCTTTAAGAGGCCAATTGACCCCTTTAAGGACCTGCTATGATGTCACCTATTATCACCTCGATGTTGATGTCGACATCCCCACACGAAGCATTTCTGGCAGCAATCTCATTAAATTTAAAACCATACAGGATTTCAATCGCATACAGATTGATCTCTTTGATAATATGGCTATTGAAAAAATTATTTATCGGGGCAAAAAGTTAAGGTATTCCCGCGAATTTAATGCCGTGTTTATCGATTTCCCTATGCCCATAAAAGCCAATACCTTAGATTCTATCCAAGTATATTTCTCGGGCACGCCACATCAAGCCAATCGTGCCCCATGGGACGGCGGATTTGATTGGAAGAAAGACAGCAATAATAAGCCTTGGGTAGCGAGCGCAAACCAAGGTATTGGAGCGAGTCTATGGTGGCCCAATAAAGATCATCAGTCGGATGAACCGGATAGCGTATTGATCTCGGTAACAGTACCCAAAGGACTGATGAATATCTCTAATGGTCGATTACGAAATATGGAAAGCATCGGTCAGAAAAAATCTAAATTCAACTGGTTTGTTTCCAGCCCCATTAACAATTACAATATCGCCATCAATATCGGTGACTATGTTCATTTTCAAGATAGCTATCAGGGCGAAAAGGGAAAATTGGATATCGATTATTATGTATTGCGCGAAAATATAGATCGGGCAAAACCGCATTTTGAGGCCAATGTAAAACCGATGTTAAAAGCATTTGAATACTGGTTTGGCCCCTACCCTTTTTATGAAGACAGTTTCAAACTGATCGAAACATCGCACCTCGGCATGGAGCACCAAAGCGGCATTGCCTACGGCAACCGATTTTTGAATGGTTATCTGGGCAGAGATGGTTCGGGTACAGGATGGGGGTTGAAATGGGATTTTATCATTATCCATGAAGCTGGGCACGAGTGGTTTGGCAATAATATAACAGCAGCAGATATTGCTGATATGTGGATTCATGAAAGTTTCACCAATTATTCCGAATCCCTGTATATCGATTATTATTTCGGTAAAAAAGCGGGGCAGCAATATATTTATGGCAATCGAAGAGCCATTCAAAATGATAAACCCATACAAGGTCAATATCATGTCAATAACGAAGGCTCCGGAGATATGTACAATAAAGGCGGTGTCCTGCACAACATGATTAGAACCATCATAGCAGATGATGATAAATGGCGAGCTATTCTGAGAGGATTAAACGCTAAGTTTTATCATCAACAAGTTAATTATGATGATATTGTGCATTACATCAATCAAGAATCGGGTATAAATTTCAGTTCTATTTTTGAGCAATATGTCAAGACTACTTCCATTCCTGTGCTGTACATTTCAGAGACAAAAGATGGAAAAGTTCAAGCTAAATGGAAAAATACAGTCGCCAATTTTCAGATGCCGATCTATATCGGGACTTCAAATAATACTTTAAAAGCAATTAATATCACTAACGACGATCAAACATTAGATATTCCCAATCTAACAAAAAAAAATGTAAAGATTGACACTTTTAATTACTACATTGACGTACAGAAAAATTAA
- a CDS encoding DNA polymerase/3'-5' exonuclease PolX, whose product MDNKTIAKKFKLCSQLMELHNENPFRIKAIASASFKLDKLPFLLETASLEEISSQPGIGKSTAEKVKKLAETGSFDELDAMLSITPEGILEMLNIKGLGPKKIQIIWTDLQIESVGELLYACNENRLIEAKGFGLKTQEDIKKSIEFSISNQGWFLYARVLKSAEAVITALENSLSPALISFTGEFRRKCEVLSSVDILLSADRDSTLAYLHAHYPDQVNEELEYISFRDELGFSFHLYLSTTTEFYQHLILTTGSKKHLELLDEKLITALNSEEELYAVQGLDYIEPELREGLDEVFLAKNHQLPRLINFDDLKGTLHNHSTYSDGVHTLAEMARYAKEELGLSYFGICDHSKTAVYANGLPIDRVQKQWEEIDQLNQQLAPFKIFKGIESDILADGSLDYPDEILAGFDFVVASVHSNLKMDEEKATARLLKAIENPYTTILGHPTGRLLLSRSGYPLDYKKIIDACAAHNVVIEINANPLRLDLDWRWHRYALEKGVLLSINPDAHRTEGLLDMHYGIFVARKGGLSAKNCLNSFTLAEIESFFNKKR is encoded by the coding sequence ATGGATAACAAGACAATTGCTAAAAAATTCAAATTATGTAGCCAGCTGATGGAATTGCATAATGAAAATCCTTTCCGAATAAAAGCAATTGCCAGTGCATCCTTTAAGTTAGATAAACTACCCTTTCTGCTTGAAACCGCTTCTTTAGAAGAGATCAGCAGCCAACCCGGAATCGGGAAAAGCACGGCAGAAAAGGTTAAAAAATTAGCCGAAACTGGCTCATTCGATGAGTTAGATGCGATGTTAAGCATTACCCCAGAAGGAATTCTGGAAATGCTTAACATAAAAGGCTTAGGTCCCAAAAAAATACAAATTATCTGGACAGACCTTCAGATTGAGAGTGTGGGTGAGCTTTTATATGCCTGCAACGAAAATCGACTGATAGAAGCCAAAGGTTTTGGACTGAAAACACAAGAGGATATTAAAAAATCCATTGAATTTTCCATATCCAACCAAGGATGGTTTTTATATGCAAGAGTGCTGAAGAGTGCAGAAGCCGTCATTACAGCACTTGAAAATAGCCTATCTCCTGCCCTCATTTCCTTTACTGGAGAATTCCGTAGAAAATGTGAAGTATTAAGTTCGGTCGATATCCTATTAAGCGCAGATCGAGATAGCACCTTGGCCTATCTACATGCGCATTATCCTGATCAGGTAAATGAAGAGCTGGAGTATATCTCATTCCGAGATGAACTTGGGTTTTCCTTTCACCTCTACCTCTCCACAACAACAGAATTTTACCAACATCTGATCTTAACTACAGGTTCCAAAAAACACTTGGAACTATTAGATGAAAAGTTGATAACGGCTTTAAATTCGGAAGAAGAGCTCTATGCGGTACAAGGCTTGGATTATATTGAACCCGAACTTCGAGAAGGTCTGGATGAGGTGTTTTTGGCCAAAAACCATCAACTACCCAGATTGATCAATTTCGATGATCTGAAAGGCACTTTGCATAACCACTCTACCTACAGCGACGGGGTACATACCTTAGCTGAAATGGCTCGTTACGCGAAAGAAGAATTAGGACTTAGCTATTTCGGAATCTGTGACCACTCCAAAACTGCTGTATATGCCAATGGTCTGCCGATAGACCGTGTACAAAAACAATGGGAAGAAATCGATCAGCTCAATCAGCAACTGGCGCCCTTTAAAATATTTAAAGGCATTGAGTCCGATATTTTAGCCGATGGTTCCTTAGATTATCCCGATGAGATTCTTGCTGGCTTTGATTTTGTCGTCGCTTCTGTCCACTCCAATCTCAAAATGGACGAAGAAAAAGCAACCGCCCGTTTGTTAAAAGCCATAGAAAATCCCTATACCACGATATTGGGACATCCTACCGGACGACTTTTATTAAGCAGATCAGGCTATCCATTGGATTATAAAAAAATAATTGATGCCTGTGCTGCCCACAACGTTGTGATTGAAATCAATGCCAATCCATTACGCCTGGATTTAGATTGGCGGTGGCATCGTTATGCCTTAGAAAAAGGTGTACTATTATCCATCAATCCAGATGCGCACCGTACCGAAGGTTTATTGGATATGCATTATGGAATATTTGTGGCACGAAAAGGTGGATTAAGTGCCAAAAACTGTCTTAATAGCTTTACTTTAGCCGAAATTGAAAGCTTTTTTAACAAAAAAAGATAG
- a CDS encoding 2Fe-2S iron-sulfur cluster-binding protein — MDNIIEIEIEDRDGTVQKIEVPTDVNLSLMELLKASEYEVLATCGGMALCATCHVQIKSGGEHLSEPQDQELDMLDTLPDADDDSRLACQLRLTNENEGLSIKIKGALQ; from the coding sequence ATGGACAATATTATTGAAATAGAAATTGAAGATCGGGATGGTACCGTTCAAAAAATTGAAGTTCCTACGGATGTCAACTTATCTTTAATGGAATTGTTAAAAGCATCCGAGTATGAGGTCTTAGCCACTTGTGGAGGAATGGCTCTTTGCGCCACCTGCCATGTACAGATCAAATCAGGAGGAGAACATTTATCAGAACCTCAAGATCAGGAGCTCGATATGCTAGATACTTTACCAGATGCCGACGACGATAGCCGACTCGCTTGCCAACTGAGATTAACCAACGAAAATGAAGGCTTAAGTATTAAAATAAAAGGTGCATTACAATAA